From Podospora bellae-mahoneyi strain CBS 112042 chromosome 3, whole genome shotgun sequence, the proteins below share one genomic window:
- a CDS encoding hypothetical protein (COG:U; EggNog:ENOG503NX9N), whose protein sequence is MLLRPQFWRGQQHGARSGVVHARHMRPLCERISSEVTEIEDNPKNIVLFMPYLHWDTDRMRNKMAKMIDIESEQQRKRNENIAYEKRKTRIEQRKDLEPGAKRILHTDNRDQNDEKTTQSGDQKRSTAPSQGVNDLADLMDRLVSVGRSKQRIEIDDNGRLKINNPLGQYLIDAARLYEAISTYRDQRMLEKYLYHDPPLHPRRTLDQSYYWTLKTTKVRDRDQVVYRGTNMNLDFCHRLEPQPTTTESGPWSRLKGVFHQSSDNDNVDVTLKWTDHWDKTDKHGCEHCRSDIRKISQLVMVDQLWMWVLDEKTIITSFPKRYGFNKQDLSGVHKSIRQRLKFARKNQVRSVYDLALIILDECCNTFFDRTKTEDSQPQVMDIFSEAIGNVTNQHTISFQHVWHWTQKASKIYRSRSKYIDSSDLHVPLLDIHPEGKLQREVKDIIDELDIMIHVHKKQREVIKRFCKHVEHILDPDGRWKEGAVQHDRGTSRRAHSTTENMEKYIKMEEKRDQLLWFRMQSQELLAEVDDRLDELEGLKKGAESTAQSVTDLLSLKQQQASVVQAWESVKQAEEAVRQGRAIMMFTVITIIFLPLSFIASIFGMNNYEFGGSDNPWSVWEQLKFILPISFGVIFLSVVIAFSNLLRAFIWSLFKLLTTSVLIYSGLYRFWLTFSDEWCSTSMMQKTEKMVLDMKEEVRRAKKLRRNQRNQKKKQKEDGKGKKGRDGKDSQDEDKDQGKPTRHANGNGIQTVHFFTEMGQEQRRNTAGRRSWDKRRRDKSPRLRVSTWPRDTPPNAYGSTSAHPRVSHHEERDNRSAQDMNGSQLNGDDGSGSPAGLTVRGSDNNV, encoded by the exons ATGCTTCTGAGGCCTCAGTTTTGGCGTGGTCAGCAACATGGAGCTCGAAGTGGTGTTGTGCATGCGAGACATATGAGACCTCTCTGTGAGAGAATATCGTCTG AGGTTACCGAAATTGAAGATAATCCAAAGAATATAGTCCTCTTC ATGCCCTATCTACACTGGGATACCGACAGAATGAGAAACAAGATGGCGAAGATGATTGATATCGAGTCGGAGCAACAGCGCAAAAGAAACGAAAACATCGCCTATGAGAAACGCAAGACGCGCATAGAACAGAGGAAGGACTTGGAGCCGGGTGCGAAGCGCATATTACACACAGATAACAGGGATCAAAACGATGAAAAGACTACTCAGAGCGGCGACCAGAAGCGCTCGACGGCCCCGTCACAAGGTGTGAACGATCTGGCTGATTTGATGGACAGACTTGTTTCTGTCGGTAGAAGCAAACAGCGGATTGAAATAGATGACAATGGCAGGCTCAAGATCAACAACCCTCTCGGACAGTACCTGATTGACGCGGCAAGACTCTACGAAGCCATATCTACTTATCGAGACCAACGAATGCTGGAGAAGTATCTGTACCATGATCCacctcttcacccccgccGAACGCTTGATCAGTCCTACTACTGGACCTTGAAGACCACCAAGGTCCGAGACAGGGACCAGGTTGTCTATCGGGGAACAAATATGAATCTGGACTTTTGTCACCGACTCGAGCCACAGCCAACTACAACAGAGTCCGGTCCATGGAGCCGGCTCAAGGGAGTATTCCATCAAAGCTCGGATAACGACAATGTCGACGTCACACTGAAGTGGACTGACCACTGGGACAAGACGGATAAACATGGCTGCGAGCACTGCCGGAGTGACATTCGCAAGATCTCTCAGCTCGTGATGGTCGATCAGCTCTGGATGTGGGTTTTGGACGAGAAGACAATTATCACCTCATTTCCCAAGCGCTACGGGTTCAACAAGCAGGATCTTTCGGGGGTGCACAAGTCTATTCGTCAAAGGCTGAAGTTTGCCCGCAAGAATCAGGTCAGGTCGGTGTATGACTTGGCTCTGATCATCCTCGACGAATGTTGCAACACCTTCTTTGATCGAACCAAGACTGAG GACAGCCAACCACAGGTGATGGACATCTTCTCAGAAGCTATTGGTAATGTG ACGAATCAACACACGATATCCTTCCAACATGTCTGGCATTGGACACAAAAGGCATCCAAAATCTACCGCTCGAGATCCAAGTACATCGACTCATCTGACCTGCACGTGCCCCTCTTGGACATTCATCCAGAAGGGAAGCTGCAAAGAGAGGTCAAGGACATCATTGATGAGCTCGACATCATGATTCATGTTCACAAGAAGCAGAGAGAGGTGATCAAACGGTTTTGCAAGCATGTAGAGCACATTCTCGATCCCGACGGCCGGTGGAAGGAAGGCGCTGTCCAACATGACCGAGGGACGTCAAGAAGGGCACACAGTACCACTGAGAACATGGAAAAGTATATCAAAATGGAGGAGAAGCGCGACCAGCTTCTGTGGTTTCGAATGCAGTCTCAAGAACTTCTTGCCGAAGTGGACGATCGActtgatgagcttgaggggctgaagaagggggctgAGAGTACGGCCCAAAGT GTCACCGATCTTCTGTCTCTCAAGCAACAACAGGCAAGTGTCGTTCAGGCATGGGAATCGGTCAAGCAAGCCGAAGAGGCAGTTCGCCAGGGGCGGGCTATCATGATGTTTACTGTCATCACTATTATCTTT CTCCCCTTGTCATTTATTGCCTCGATATTTGGCATGAATAATTACGAATTTGGCGGCAGCGATAATCCATGGAGTGTATGGGAGCAATTAAAGTTCATTT TGCCCATTTCATTTGGCGTCATTTTCCTTTCCGTAGTCATTGCCTTTTCCAACCTCCTTCGCGCCTTCATATGGTCTCTGTTCAAACTGCTCACCACCTCGGTGCTTATATACTCCGGTCTCTATCGATTCTGGCTCACCTTTAGTGACGAGTGGTGCTCGACTTCGATGATGCAGAAAACGGAGAAAATGGTGCTGGACATGAAGgaagaggtgaggagggcgaagaAGCTGCGTCGGAACCAACGAaatcaaaagaagaagcagaaagaggatgggaagggaaagaaaggcAGGGACGGAAAGGACTCCCAAGATGAGGACAAAGATCAGGGGAAACCTACCAGGCATGCCAATGGGAATGGAATACAGACTGTTCACTTCTTCACAGAAATGGGACAGGAGCAGCGACGCAATACCGCGGGTCGACGGTCCTGGGATAAACGGCGACGGGATAAGTCCCCGCGTCTTCGAGTGAGCACATGGCCTCGCGACACGCCACCCAACGCTTATGGATCGACTAGCGCCCATCCAAGAGTGTCACATCATGAAGAGAGAGATAACAGATCTGCGCAAGACATGAACGGAAGCCAGCTGAACGGGGACGATGGAAGTGGAAGCCCTGCAGGGCTAACAGTTCGGGGGTCTGATAATAATGTTTAG